The proteins below are encoded in one region of Lactuca sativa cultivar Salinas chromosome 3, Lsat_Salinas_v11, whole genome shotgun sequence:
- the LOC111884119 gene encoding thaumatin-like protein, which produces MTFSTASTFLLFFFTLCFHIANAANFNIHNNCPFTVWAGATPGGGRQLNFGETWSLDVAPGTSTARIWPRTNCNFDASGRGSCQTGDCNGLLQCQAFGKTPNTVAEYALNQYMNFDYFDVSVIDGFNLPMEFSPTSGGCTSSSRCIADINGQCPDVLRTPGGCNNPCTVFKNQKYCCYTEDCGPTEYSRFFKDRCPDFLSYKNDRTGTFSCPGGTNYRVVFCP; this is translated from the coding sequence ATGACCTTCTCTACAGCTTCCACTTTCCTTCTCTTTTTCTTCACTCTTTGTTTTCACATTGCCAATGCGGCCAATTTTAATATCCACAACAACTGTCCGTTCACCGTCTGGGCTGGTGCAACTCCCGGTGGTGGCCGGCAGCTAAATTTCGGTGAAACCTGGTCTTTAGATGTTGCACCTGGAACATCAACAGCTCGTATATGGCCCCGTACCAACTGCAACTTTGATGCGTCTGGTCGAGGCAGTTGTCAGACCGGTGACTGCAATGGCCTCCTCCAATGCCAAGCTTTTGGTAAAACGCCCAACACAGTGGCTGAATACGCTCTTAATCAGTACATGAATTTTGATTACTTCGATGTTTCTGTTATCGATGGGTTCAACCTGCCAATGGAATTTAGCCCCACTTCCGGTGGGTGCACTAGCAGCAGCAGATGCATTGCCGACATCAATGGCCAGTGCCCTGACGTGTTACGGACACCCGGTGGCTGCAACAACCCATGCACGGTGTTCAAGAACCAAAAATACTGTTGTTACACAGAGGATTGTGGGCCGACTGAATATTCAAGATTTTTTAAAGATCGATGTCCTGATTTTTTAAGCTACAAGAATGACAGAACTGGCACATTTTCATGTCCTGGTGGAACCAATTATAGGGTTGTCTTTTGTCCTTGA